tagaaaaatgtTTCTCATAGAGGCTTCTCCTGTCAGGATTGAGGCTTCTCTGGGTTGAGAAGCAATGACCACCCAGGGTTCCCTCCCACATGTCCTAGATGACGTTCTCAAACAGTTGCATGGAGTTCATGATGTTCTCGTCCTGTATGAAAAAAGGAGAGGTTGGTCAGGAGCTGGGGGCAGGGCAGTGGTACTCCCTAATGCTGACTAACTGCAGATTCCTGTCAGAGACCATGCCTCACTGGGTAGATGGGGCGCTGAGGAGCAGAGGTATGGAGGAGCTAGCTCCAGGGCCCAAGTGCCAAGGTGGCCTAGGGATGGAGCAGGGTCCGGCCACCACGGATGCACAATGCCTCCCCCGGCCCCCCAAACCCTCCCCCCCAGCTATAAGTCAGGTCAGAGACCAGGAGTGGTtcagaggtgggaggcagaggaatgcGCTTCTTGTCCCCATGGATTCTGAGAGGAGGGCCTGCAGTCGTGCCAGGGAAGCTCTGGGTACCTTTCCTGTACTGTGATTCTgtctggggagggggtgggggaactgGGCTCATCACCCTCCTGCTGACCCCATATCTGCTCTCTGGAGATACCATGAGCAGAGCTGAGTGGAGTTCTGGGGGTGGGGCCTGGGTGAATGAGGGAGATGGCAAGTTCAGGAGACATCGAGGAGGACATAGACACAGGAAAGATGAAAGCTTCCCATAAGTGTGGGACCTGAGATCTGAGGACAGCTAACGGCATCCTCCACATGCCCTGGCAGGAACAGAACCCTgtgtgaggggggagggaggaaaagagagaaaaacacacatacactcagagagagagacacacagagagagagaaacagagagagagagaaaagagagagagacacacatagagagagacagagagagagagacagacagattgaggGGGGAGTCAAAGAGAGACAAGGACAGACAGACTACAGAAGGCCCCAAGTCCAGCCCTCTAATGCCACCTACCTTCTGACAAGTCTCCAGAAACTCATCGATAGTCACCACTCCATCCTGGTTCCTGTCCATTTTCTGCAACCCAAACCATACCCAAGGTAAGCCTGTCCCTTTGGACCTTTCCCCATTCCCATCTGAAAACACtgttggggtggaggtggggcctTCCTCCAGTTCAACTGGTTCCTTTATTTTCTACCCTTCCCAGCCAACCTTGCCCTTGGATCCTCAGATGGCTTATTTCATGAGCTCCTTGCTAGTTTACCTCAGTTTAGCTTCCCAGCATTCTCTGATAGAAGCCAGAGCTTATGAGGGATAGAATGACAGGGTAAATCTAAACCATTAGTTCCTTCAGCCCCTCCAGAATGGAGGCAACTTCAGTACCACTCAGGTAGGGTGGAAGGAGGGAGCTTGTTCCAAATATATCCCAGAAGGCACTAAAACACTGGTCCCTTCCTTGGGTGAGTGCCAGCGGCCTCTGCATCTAGGCACCCAGGATACTTTATACCCTAATGAACTTCACTGGGACAGGGCCTAGGTTTCATTTGCTTCTCAAGGGACTCTGACCATCAGCTAGGGTGGGAAGGAAGCCTAGTTGCATCTCCTTACTGGCACTGGCTGAGGGCTCACTATGGCTGTCCCCTCCCCTCAGCAAGGCTAGAGCTCGCAGACCTGAAAGAACCTCTCCACGTGCTCCAGGGGTGCGTCTTCTCGCAGGATAGGGTAGGTGTGGCGGCCCATCATGTCGTAGATGGACTTCATGATGGCCAGCATCTCCTGGGGAACAGAGAGCTGCATGAGTCTGCTTCCACTGCGGGATACCTGGGGCCTTTGAGTGTTACCTCCAAGGGCCAACACTACCGCCAGGGCAGTGGTGAGTGAGTCTGAGGGGCCTAGAGAGAGTGAGCTGGGGTCTAGAGAGAGTGAGCTGGGGCCTAGAGAGAGTGAGCTGGGGCCTGGAGAGAGTGAGCTGGGGCCTGGAGAGAGTGAGCTGGGGTCTAGAGAGAGTGAGCTGGGGCCTGGAGAGAGTGAGCTGGGGTCTAGAGAGAGTAAGCTGGGACCTAGAGAGAGTGAGCTGGGGCCTAGAGAGAGTGAGCTGGGACCTGGAGAGAGTGAGCTGGGTCCTATCCAATGACTCCCAAGAGAAACTGGAAATAGATTTAtgaacctgtctccaaaacaagaaGTTATGACTGTTTCAGATAAAAATGTTTGAGCCCAACCAACCACTTGTGAGACTGTGTGGCAAGGTTGCAAGGCAGGGTTGAGAATCATCAGGTTAATGGcttcaggagagagaggaggggcaggcaGGCCTGCCAGCCAGTACCTCCTTGGTGATGTAACCATCCTTGTTAATGTCATAGAGATTGAAGGCCCACTTGAGCTTCTCATGGACCGTCCCACGAAGCAGGATGGAGAGTCCAACCACAAAGTCctgcagaggagagggagagggagggagagtgaagaGTAGCAGCCACAGCTGGGATTCCCCTCCCAGCCTACCATGTGACTCCCACTGAAACTCACACTCTTCCAAATGAGGTCCTCCTCCACAGTCAAGTGGTAGATGTGTCTATTTAAGTGGTCAGCATGTGGGTTTGTGTacatggcagtgtgtgtgtgtatgtgtgtgtttgcatggtaGCCAATTCTGAGTCAAGCAAAGAGATTCAACTGTTAGTTCCATGTCTTGTGcttattttgaacatttctaCTGTCTGGGGTAATCTTTCAATATATAGGGGTGTTCTATTTCAGGCTACTAAACATCTCCATGTCAAAAGTCCTTTTGCTGTGTATGAATTCCAGCTGTTAATTAAAGCACCTGGAGGGAAGGAGCTTCCCCCAGCCTCCTGGAAGGTGTGAGAAGTAAGCCCTataccccaccctcacccctgctcGAGGATCCTCTTTGGCTATTCTGAGCGGAAGGAAATGTCCTGTGGACTGCAGATGGAGGCTGCAGAGGGACAGGGTAGATCCTCAAGGACTGAGTCCCTACTCCCTGGAAGCCTGTACCACAAGAAGGAGGGACCACgggaaacagaaaagcaatttGGAAGTAACAGAACAGTCCAGAAGGAggaaaaaacataacaaaaatgaaGAGACCCCAGAGGTTAGAACTTGACATGCCTTATAATAAAACTAGGATGCTgtttagagagaagagagagagaaataatccAAGACCAGAGAGAACTGGTTGTTAGGAACNNNNNNNNNNNNNNNNNNNNNNNNNNNNNNNNNNNNNNNNNNNNNNNNNNNNNNNNNNNNNNNNNgaagaaagggagggaagaaaagaaggaggaagggagggaggcagggagggggggaTATCTCCCAAGGGACAGTGCTGCCAGGACAGAAACTCCAGGCAGGACCAAAGAAAATGCAGCAAAGTGAGTCAGAGAAATCGATAAAGATTTcccaggccccacccccaccctgggaCTGTGTGAGATCAGCTCCAGCTGAACCCACGAGCACAGATCCTGGTAAGGCTTAGCAAAATTGGCTGCCAAGAGAGTGTTTccagagataaacagaaagtCAACTGGGAAAACCAATCAATatcaatcatccatccatcaatcatcCATCCTTGTCAATAAGGTCCCCGTACTCCTGATCAGAATCAGAATCATCTGTTGATTTAGCCTTAGAGGGATGAGGCCTGAGAACGACCTCCCTGGAAGTTCTAGTCCATGTACCATCCAGAAGGGGGTTGGGGGTAAAGGTAACTTTACCCAGAGATATCCATAGGCACAAAAGTCCcttcttatattctttccaagGAGCTGCTGGAAGATGCACCCTTGAGAAGAGAGCCAGAAAGAGGGAGCTGAGGGTATTCCCCAGTCTAGGGGACTTGACAGGAGGTGCAAGAGGGCCTGATGGAGCTGGGGCTCACTCTCTGAGTCACATTATAATCCTGCAGTCAGTTGGCTAGAGGGGGTTGGGAAAGGTGTGTGCCCTTGGAGGCTCAAGACACCACATCTAAACAGGATGGACCAGAAGGGTCATGGAAACATGTTATAAGGAGTGTTGGGGCCTAAGACTTTGGTGTAGGGGTCACCGGATCTTCCCAAAGTCTGCCTCTGGTGTTCGAAGTCATGAAAACActtcaaagaaaaagcaaggtgACATTTCTTACACTCTTAAGCTTGAGAAATGATCACAAAAATGTGGGTGTGGTTTACTCAAGCAGGGAAGATTCAAAGTCACCCCTGAAGGCGTAACAATCCATCTCCACCGGCCCACCCCACAGGCTTTCCCCATGGGAGGCTGAAGGGTGCGGTGTCTACCTTGGGCGGGCTATTTCTCAAGTAGACCACAAGAGGGCGGTAGCACCCTCCTAGCTTCATAGTTTTTAGCCACAGCCCACTGCTAACAGAGACTGTCCCTGCAAGGCCTCCAGAGGACCTCATTTGTCAAGAAAAGCAGCACAGTGTGACCATCACCAGTCTTAACTCTAGGCACCCAGAGCATACCCAGGCTTCAAAGGCAAAATCCCAAGGATGAATGCAATGAAGCTGCTAAGAGCCAAGGGTAACTGATGGGCTGCAGGCCAACCTGCGATAACAGCGTTCACACCATGTTAGGAAGGCCAACTCGGTCAGTGTCATGGGAGCCACTATAGGGTTAGGGTTGGGAGTATGGTCCAAGGAAGTGGCCACACTCTCTAGACATTCGATGGCTTCACTCTCCCAATGAGCAACTTGCCCATTGCTCCTTCCAAGCTGGGTACCTGGGAGGCATCCACAGTTACCGAAGAGTTTGGAAAACAATGTGCCTCTCTGGGAAGTTGAACTAGCTGAATTAGGAAGGGCCTTCGTGTCATAGACTGTGAGGCTCATTCATGTCCAACACTGTCCTCGGCAGGTGGAAGGCGGGAGGGACTTGGGACCACATCCACTTGGCTCTACTTTGCCAGTTTTAATGTTGCCATTCTCATTTTGTCAAGGGATGGgatgttataattttttttttttctgtaagattCTGAGGCACGATGCTGAGTTGTGCCCCTCCCTTCCTAGAGGAGAATGCCACAACCAGGGAGTTCCTTAGGAGACTGAAGCCGCGGGGATTCATCTCGCACACAGAGGAGCATGTGGAAGACTGGAAGATAGCAGCGCTGGGTGACCTGAGAAGATGCCAGAGGCCCCATTTCAGCCATGAACATACCCTGCTTCTCAGATAATATTGCCTACCCCAAGACCCCCCCCCCTCTGTGTCATATGGGAAGGGCCCATAGGCAAGTGACAATCACAGGAGGCAGTAGGCAACATGACTTTCCTGGTCCATGGACACACAAAGGGGTTCTTGGAAACTGACTGCAGGGCTCATTGATGACTAAGTAAAGCTCTctcatgtggtcatggctggatACACTCACTGTATTCCCTTCCATGCTTTCTCAAGGACTCTCTGCGGTCTCGGGGGGAGGGAACCCTCGGAACTGGTCACAGGGGAAGCCTGGAGGCCACACAGCTCCCTACTAGCTCCCTGTTCTTATTGTCTTTTCTGTGTGCAATGACTTTGGTGTTTGAGGTGTTAATGAAAATAAGCGGTAACAACACTGTGTGTCTACAGAGGCAATGGCCCTTCTGGTTGGGGCGGGGGCTGTGGTCACAGAGCTAAGCCCAGGCTCCCGGGCCCAGCGAGTGTATCAGTGTGGCTGGTGCTGTGTAAAAATAACCCAGTGGTATTATTGACAAGTTATTATTACCCCAGCCTGGCGGTCCATGGCATTTCTGAGCTGTGTGCTTGCTAGACCGCTTTCCCGCTGGCTGCCCTTGGCCTTGGAAGCCAAGCTGGGGCACTTATCGATCAGGCTAGCTCTCAGTGAGGTCCCTCTCTGAAGAGGTTTCAGCTTTTCTCCTGCAGCTATTTTTAGGGACCCAGGCTCCACAGATGGGGCCCATCTCAAATGACTGCATGTGGCCAGGCCTGGGAGGAACCCATGATACCACTGCTCATGGGGAGCCCAGGTTGTCTGGAGAGATGTGAAGTGGCTGGCTTCTCTTCCCCACCCTGAGCAACACTGGCCTTCACTGATGGTGTCTTACTGGGATAAGCCCAATCAACATGTTTTTTAGGTGTTTCTGACCTGCTTGCTTAGTAATAAGGTCATAGACCAAAGGCTTAAAACCCCACTATCACACCTCGATCCATTTGCAAGCCATCAATGATAGCTcatgactgtaatcctagcacttgggaggctaagacaggaggtttatgagtttgaggttagtctgGATTATATATAGAGACctggtttcaaaaaacaaaagcaaaggctggtgatacacacacatacatacacacacagagagataaatatatatgtatatatatatgtagatatatattttaaattatatatttaactataatttaatataaatatatttttttaattatttttttttggttttttgagacagggtttctctgtgtaaccctggctgtcctggaactcactctgtagaccagtctgacctcgaactcagaaatccacctgcctctgcctcccaagtgctgggattaaaggtgtgcaccaccactgtctggtggCTAGTGATATactaaaggcacttgccaccaagcctgacagcctgagttcaattccctggaCCCACACGGTAGAAGAGAACTGGCttctgcaagttgccctctgacctctacacacttGCTATGGCATGTGCCCCTCCCCAAATTCatgataaacattttatttttttaaatccttggcCTCCTTAAAAATGTAGATTCATGTTGGGTCATTGATAGCTGAGGGTGTGTTGGCAGCTTCCCTGGCTGGCTAGGTTGGATACAAACTCCCAGGATGGAAGAAACTGGGCTCCTACCCTTGCTAGCCAAATGTCAACAGTCCACTTGTGTCCTGAGTGACATGTGGAAGGCTCTACCCCAGGACTGAGCCTGACTCTCTCAACAGTCCTAAGAAGTTGGTCCTGGGGTGAGGAGACCACTCTGGAGACCACAGGGGCAGGACATATGGGTAAGCAGGGACCTACCTCAAAGTGGATGGCCCCGTTCCCATCAGCATCGAAGGCATTGAAGAGGAAGTGTGCATAGGTAGTAGCGTCTGGGGGGAGAAAAGGCAAGGCTGGAGTTGGGGGGAGGGCTGCTGGAAGACTGTTCCAGCATCTCACTGTCCAGCCTGGAGCTTCACGTCCAGTGGGAATTTCCCTCTGGTAGGTCAGAGGCACCATCAGGCTCTCCAAAAAGGAAAGGGTAGCTAGGAAGGTAGGGGCGGTCTTAGGGCACCCTCCCCAGGAAAGGGGTGTAGTCAGGTTTTAGGGGTAGTGGGGGAGCCTGGCCTTGGGCTTACCTCCCTGGGGGAAGAACTGGGAGTAAATGAGTTTGAAGGTGTCTTCATCCACCAGGCCCGTGGGACACTCCTGCAGAGGGAAGTCACATCTCTCAGTGGCCTTGGCCATTCCTGGCTCCATGCCTTACCCCACAGGGCCATCCCCTCTCCAACCTCTTGGGAGATACTCATTTCCTGAGGCACAGTTGTGCCCCTCTGAACCCTGGGCTAGGGAAGCTTTTCTGAGGGGCAGGCAGAAGGTGGTGTAAACAGGGTTGTGGAGGCTGCTTCCTCCACGCCAATGCCTTCCCAACTGATACAGCGTCCGAGGCTCCGGCAGAAGAGCCGAGTGACCTTCACAATATCCATCCTGACCCCCACCACCAATAGCTCTCCCACAAAAATGAGCCCTGCAAAGACCATCTAGGGTATTTGCTGTACTCTGGAGAAATTTCTAGATCTCCTGGGTAGGAGACAGGAAGGTGGTCAGGCTCTCCAGAGACTCCAATGGGGACACGGGGACTCACGTTCTTGAAGCCTCGGTAAAGGGACTGCAGCTCCTTCTTGGTGAACTTGGTTTGGGCCTGTAGCTGGTCCAAGCCCTCTGGTTGATGGCGCACCGTGGACAACTCCAGTTCACTGTCACTGCTGTCTGAGAAGGACACACCCAGCAGGGAGAGAGACATGTGGTGTGGGCAAGAACCAGGACACAGGCAGCGGGGTTGGGGTGCAGGGACTCTGCTTGTGTGACTGCCCAGAACAGACAAGTTGGCTGTGCCTGGCACCGATGAAGAGGGTGTGATGGAAGGAATCCTTGGGAGTTGTCTTGTGGGTGTTCTAAGTCTCTCTTCCTATCATCCTGAGTATATCCATTCCTCAGCCACGTGGGTAAGGGGAGTAGGAGGGAGACACTGAACAGGGGAGACCCAAGAGAAAGACCTCATGGCAAAATACTACTTTAGACTATCTCTTCCATGCAGCCCTCCCTGACCTCACCAGGAGTGGGGAAGGCAACTGCATTGATCTATCCCAGTCTGATGATCTTGTTGCTTAGTTGGGTAGGGACAAGGTCTATTATCATTTCTATTATTCCCACttttgttaaacaaaacaaaacaaatagcacACAAGAACGTGAGCTAGGGCTGCCTTGGGGTGAAATGAGACTTCTGGTGAGCTTCCCTGATTATCAGATTCCCaccccctccaacacacacacacatacacacacacacacacacacacacatacgcatgcatacacacacatacatgcacacacatacgcatgcacacacacatacatgcacacacacgcacatatacatgcacacacatgtacgcacatatacacacacgcacacatacacacatacacacacacacacacacgcatgcacacacacatacatgcacacacacgcacatatacatggacacacatgtacgcacacatacacacacgcacacatacacacatacatgcacacacatacatgcacacacacgcatgcatacatacacacatgcacacatacacacgcacacacacacacacacacacacacacatacacacacactttcttggGAATCCTTCATGTTCACAATACAAAGCCAAAGCTGTGGACAAGAGACCTGCAAGTGCCTGCCCTTTGTGGATGACATGTTCTCAAAATGCTATGCTCTCCACTGACACAGGTGACCCTTTGTATCACAACTATGTTTCCACCAACAAAGTAGGTTATGGACTGCACAGCCATGCCTGCCAGGCCTGGGGCAGCCTTCACACCCGTCTCTGCCTGGTGTCAGAAGTACCTGCTGTTCCCTGGCTATCTACATACCCTGGCTCCTCAGCGAAGACGTTCCCTCTTCCTTCTCGTATGTTTCTGGTACTGTGTTCCTGCTGCTTGTAGAAGATGCATCCAGAGGGAATTCCCTGAATGACTTCCCAGACCCGTATGCTTCCCCTCCTGCTCCATGGTGTGCCCCTCCCCTAGTGAAGGTGAGCTCTTCCATGTGGGTGGTGAGCATTGGTCTTCAAGCCCGTGGCTCCTTCTAGCTCTTTTCTCcatgtctttctccttctctctgacaATTCCCAGCTTCATATGGATGCGCTGGGCTTTAACAATATTTGTGGTACTGAATTTGAATGCAGTACCTTATGCAGGATGGACGAGTGCTCTATCACTAATCTCTTGCCAAGCCCTGGACACTGTGAAACCTGGGTACCTATCCAATAAAGCCTTGGCCAGCCACATGAGAGCCAGCAATGCCCCTCTGGTTGGTGCTCCCTAAGGATCTGCTCCGAGATGGGACCAACTGTACCAGGATGCTCAGGGCAGCAGTGAAGCtctcatttctttgtttatttgtttgtttcgcTTTGTTATCAGATAGGAGCTAGAGACACTTTTGTCTATCATAgcaggatggacagacagatgtgcGGAGGACACAGCCAAGGAGAAGCCTTCAGTGTGACCTGCACAAAGCAGCATGGATGCCAGAAGAAACAGTTTTGCCTTGGTTAAGAGGCAGACTTTTCAGattgagtggaaaaaaaaaacaccaaaccaaatcaaaccaaatcaaccaccaccaacaattaAATGCTGTCATAAAGGAGAGCCAGAGTACAAAGGCACAGGCTGGGATGGAATAAAAGGGTGAAGGATAGACGAGATAGCCAGGAATTTCATGATGAGAAGAGTATTTCATCCAGAAGACACAACAATACAAAAATACACTGCATCACTTAAAAATAGCTGCTAAATACCTAAAgcgaaataaataagtaaataaaaaatcagAACTACAGGAAGGAACAGCTCAACCATAGTTGGAGATATGAACATTCTTTTTCAGCAAATGGCACAAGCAGATATAAAAGATTCAGAAGCCACTATCAACCAATTTGATCTAATTAATATTTATAGAACACTATATAGAGATTGTAGAATACACATTCTTTTCAAAAGCCTATCCTGTGGTTGCCAGGATATACCAGATGCTGGTATATAAAACGGATCTGGCCGCAGCGGTAATAagttaaaattcaaataagaaatgtttagaaaaatctTAAGTGTTTGGAAATGAAACAATATACTTGTACTAAGCCCACAGGCCAGAGAAGAAAAATTGCAAGGTAAAGTCTGAACTAAGAAATAATGAAGACACAGAATGCCCAGAGAGAATGTCATATCCTTTAGATTCTTCCATCAAAAAGAAGGTAGgtacccaggcatggtggtccataCCTGTAATGCTAACATTCTGgggaccaaggcaggaggattggtatGAGTTCCAGCCCATACGGGGTTACAGAGTAAAACTCtatctcaagaagaagaagaagagaaggaggaggaggaggaagaggaagaagaagagatgaaaaCCAATGATTCAAGCTTCTACATCTAAGCTTTTTAGCATCTAAGGAAAATCATAGTTGGTAAAGTACGTGCCATGAGAGCacggggacctgagttcagccaCGCACTTGCCCAGGGAGGCAGCACAATGCAAGCCGGATGACTTAAGCTCAACTCCGGGGAACCCACACATAAAGTCAGATGTGGTACAACATTCTCCTGTAGTTTTACTACTTGTAtggtgaggtggggggaggggtgagagaAGAATTGTCTGGAAGTTATGAAGCTAGCTACGCTGAGGTCCACAGAtcatcagaaaagcaagagaaactcTGCCCAAAAACAGGGTGAAAGatgagaactgactccttcaacTGACCTCTATACATGCACCATAGCATGTGTATCCACAagaacacacacccacagacacagacacgcccacacacacaccacacagagaatagcaaaataaattataaattcaaggtaaatagaagagaaaggcaataaataaatatatagtggCACTTGGgttgagccaggtatggtgactcATAATCTGTAAATCCAACAttcaggaacctgaggcaggggGATATCCCCCAGTACAAAACTAGACTAGGCTACAGttccagaccctgtctcaaacacacacacacacacacacacacacacacacacacacacaacccaaaaataagaaacaaaacaaaaataaaaacactttggtaaaacaacaataatatacCTGATAACTCCATCTTACCCAAGAGAAGATCTGTAAGTGTTCAGTACAAGAAGAGCTGCCCTCAGCATCAGACCATCAATCAAAATATGCAAACGAGCCCATGTAAATGTCAAGCCTTCCACTCATCTGCCACGCCCATGCAATGGGCACCACTGAATGTTGGTGAGGGGCTGAATCTCCTAGGAGCTCACATTCCGAGACACCAAGTACAAAACAGAGTACACGATGGACCACTGCTTGTCGGTTTCTTAGGAAACACTTATCAAACTTGTGACAACCATCACATGGGA
The nucleotide sequence above comes from Mastomys coucha isolate ucsf_1 unplaced genomic scaffold, UCSF_Mcou_1 pScaffold15, whole genome shotgun sequence. Encoded proteins:
- the Kcnip3 gene encoding calsenilin isoform X2; the protein is MSGCGKGCSPRLQECQHGCKKHLGDIISFFFRFISGNLARDSSDSELELSTVRHQPEGLDQLQAQTKFTKKELQSLYRGFKNECPTGLVDEDTFKLIYSQFFPQGDATTYAHFLFNAFDADGNGAIHFEDFVVGLSILLRGTVHEKLKWAFNLYDINKDGYITKEEMLAIMKSIYDMMGRHTYPILREDAPLEHVERFFQKMDRNQDGVVTIDEFLETCQKDENIMNSMQLFENVI
- the Kcnip3 gene encoding calsenilin isoform X1, which encodes MQRTKEAMKASDGSLLGDPGRIPLGKREGIKWQRPRFTRQAMMRCCLIKWILSSAAPQGSDSSDSELELSTVRHQPEGLDQLQAQTKFTKKELQSLYRGFKNECPTGLVDEDTFKLIYSQFFPQGDATTYAHFLFNAFDADGNGAIHFEDFVVGLSILLRGTVHEKLKWAFNLYDINKDGYITKEEMLAIMKSIYDMMGRHTYPILREDAPLEHVERFFQKMDRNQDGVVTIDEFLETCQKDENIMNSMQLFENVI
- the Kcnip3 gene encoding calsenilin isoform X3 → MGIQGMELCAMAVVVLLFIAVLKQFGILEPMSMEDSSDSELELSTVRHQPEGLDQLQAQTKFTKKELQSLYRGFKNECPTGLVDEDTFKLIYSQFFPQGDATTYAHFLFNAFDADGNGAIHFEDFVVGLSILLRGTVHEKLKWAFNLYDINKDGYITKEEMLAIMKSIYDMMGRHTYPILREDAPLEHVERFFQKMDRNQDGVVTIDEFLETCQKDENIMNSMQLFENVI